A genomic segment from Rhinatrema bivittatum chromosome 19, aRhiBiv1.1, whole genome shotgun sequence encodes:
- the LOC115081112 gene encoding vomeronasal type-2 receptor 26-like, which translates to MATRMDAEPPAPAPVPVAAPVVTLQTPTQLPAPSRYAGDPKACRGFLNQCFVRFALLPGQFPTDSVKVAYIFSLLDGRALNWASPMWEKNDVILTNLDSFTASFRAAFDEPARQTSATSELLQLRQGARTLSEYALEFCTLALEVGWRDVALRGIFLEGLADRIKDELAARDIPEDLNTLIELAGRIDRRLQQRAKEAPISTCSESCGPGFRKAILEGQPACCFDCIPCSEDEFSNQTDATDCMKCPDDQWPTKRNDGCQEKSIEFLSYQEPLGMTLAVTSVLGALVPAVILTVFIWKHHTPLVKANNRELSYLLLLALSLCFGCSLVFIGHPTNLVCMVRQIAFGVVFAICISCLLAKTIIVTIAFKATKPNSNLRSWVGPQLPSTLVLACSLVQVLICVTWLIVAPPFSQMSMKSQMGKIIFECNEGSLIAFWCMLGYMGLLASISFIVAFLARKLPDSFNEATFITFSMLIFIAVWLSFIPAYLSTRGKYTVAVEIFAILSSSAGLLGCIFFPKCYIILIRPEINTKEFLMGKTTGNLKNAK; encoded by the exons ATGGCTACTCGTATGGATGCAGAACCTCCTGCACCAGCTCCCGTACCTGTGGCCGCCCCGGTCGTCACGCTCCAGACGCCTACTCAACTTCCTGCTCCCTCCAGATACGCCGGGGATCCCAAAGCGTGCCGCGGatttctaaaccagtgcttcGTGCGGTTTGCTTTGTTACCCGGTCAATTTCCTACTGATTCggtcaaggtggcttacatcttttCCCTGCTGGATGGTAGGGCGCTAAATTGGGCCTCacctatgtgggagaagaatgacgtCATCCTCACTAACCTCGACAGCTTCACTGCCAGCTTCAGGGCAGCCTTTGATGAACCCGCTCGCCAAACCTCGGCAACTTCCGAGTTACTGCAACTTCGACAAGGAGCACGTACTTTGTCTGAATACGCCCTGGAATTCTGCACGTTGGCATTGGAGGTGGGGTGGCGTGATGTCGCACTGCGTGGCATTTTCTTGGAGGGCCTCGCGGACCGAATTAAAGATGAATTGGCCGCCAGGGATATTCCAGAAGACCTTAATACCCTCATTGAACTCGCAGGGCGCATTGACCGACGCCTTCAGCAGAGGGCAAAGGAG GCTCCCATCTCTACCTGCAGTGAGAGCTGTGGTCCTGGGTTCAGGAAGGCCATTCTGGAAGGGCAACCTGCCTGCTGCTTTGACTGCATCCCCTGCTCTGAAGATGAGTTTAGTAACCAAACAG ATGCCACAGATTGCATGAAATGCCCTGATGACCAATGGCCCACCAAGAGAAATGATGGATgccaggagaagtccattgagtTTCTCTCCTACCAAGAACCACTGGGCATGACGCTGGCTGTTACCTCAGTGCTAGGAGCCCTGGTGCCAGCCGTTATACTTACAGTTTTCATCTGGAAACACCACACTCCACTTGTGAAAGCGAATAATCGTGAACTGAGCTACCTCCTGCTATTGGCCCTTAGCCTGTGTTTCGGCTGCTCATTAGTGTTCATTGGCCACCCCACAAACCTAGTCTGCATGGTACGTCAGATTGCATTTGGTGTTGTATTCGCCATCTGCATCTCCTGCTTGTTGGCCAAGACGATCATAGTGACTATAGCCTTCAAGGCCACCAAGCCAAACAGCAATCTAAGGTCATGGGTAGGACCACAACTGCCCAGCACCTTGGTGTTAGCCTGCAGCCTGGTCCAAGTCCTCATCTGTGTCACTTGGTTGATCGTGGCTCCCCCGTTTTCCCAAATGAGCATGAAATCTCAGATGGGGAAGATAATCTTTGAATGCAACGAAGGGTCATTGATTGCATTCTGGTGCATGCTGGGATACATGGGGCTTTTGGCTTCTATCAGCTTCATTGTAGCCTTTTTAGCTAGAAAGTTGCCTGACAGCTTTAATGAGGCTACGTTCATCACCTTTAGCATGCTTATATTCATTGCTGTCTGGCTCTCTTTCATCCCTGCTTACCTAAGCACAAGAGGGAAATACACGGTGGCTGTGGAAATATTTGCAATTTTGTCCTCCAGTGCTGGGTTGTTGGGTTGTATATTCTTCCCCAAATGTTATATCATCCTAATCAGACCAGAGATAAACACCAAGGAATTCCTAATGGGGAAAACCACAGGGAacctaaaaaatgcaaagtaa